GTATTAACTGAAAGTGCACCTAAAAGACCAAAGAAAATTGTTCCAAAAACAGTACCTGTTAAATACGTTCCTAAAACCCCAGTACCTTCTGGAGATGAAATTCCATATCTTTCACCAATTACTCCTAAGGTAGGCTCACGGGCAATACTGGCAGTTGCTCCAACTGCTTCTCTGCCCATTCCTAACCAAAGAGCTAAAGGCAGGGCAATAAAGATTGTACCTAAGTTACCAAGTTCCTGTAATAAAAATGCAGGACCAGCTTTAACAACCTGAACAATATTAGGACCAACCAAAGTACCGTACTTTACACCTAGTGGCAAAAGTGAAAGCATAACCATAGGACTGGCTAACTTTACCTCTTCCATCGATACTATTCCTTTTAAAAATCCAAATACTTTTCCTAAAAGATTAGGTGTAATTAAAATTGCAATTACTACTGCAA
This is a stretch of genomic DNA from Halanaerobiales bacterium. It encodes these proteins:
- a CDS encoding DUF3100 domain-containing protein; translated protein: MEEKDQLSKNEKLLKTKGRMGTFLKLYLTVLAIVIITETIGTQTFSVGPGQVVLLPMLFAVVIAILITPNLLGKVFGFLKGIVSMEEVKLASPMVMLSLLPLGVKYGTLVGPNIVQVVKAGPAFLLQELGNLGTIFIALPLALWLGMGREAVGATASIAREPTLGVIGERYGISSPEGTGVLGTYLTGTVFGTIFFGLLGALSVNTGLHPYALAMACGMGSGSMMTAASGSLAEVVPEMKDTILA